In Horticoccus luteus, the following proteins share a genomic window:
- a CDS encoding site-specific DNA-methyltransferase gives MAKKASTPKSVTNFTHEDAKRKNIPSAEQQSIVQKEHEQPRQVKYPRNPDLDPQLVWRGKDQQDWSDLVVHAPPLYIQEKVHPKALIDDLLRQSQEAAPEAQFDLFHDFNGLPKGADKTEFYQHDQNWSNRMILGDSLQVMASLAEREGLRGKVQCIYFDPPYGIKFNSNFQWSTTSRDVKDGNAGHITREPEQVKAFRDTWRDGIHSYLTYLRDRLTVARDLLTDSGSIFVQIGDENVHRVRAVMDEVFGETNLVSSIAFKKTSGTGSNYLENIYDYALWYAKDLSRLKYRQPLAEKGASLLETQYTGTDELREVAQHKDPRFMAGDMSSQGASEAGTYPFSYQGQEFNLPPNTHWKASRAGMPRLAMSGRLIGIGQRLRYRRYADDYPVVTFSNSWDDTIVSGYADPKVYVVQTSTKVIQRCLLMATDPGDLVLDPTCGSGTTATVAEQWGRRWITIDTSRVALALARARIMGARYPFYLLADSREGQQKEAEVTRTAPSSQPVHGNLRHGFVYERVPHITLKSIANNAEIDVIWDKWQQTLEPLRKKLNAALKQQWQQWEIPREADAKWSDTVKNLHAEWWHARIARQKEIDASIAAKAEFEYLYDKPYENKKSVRVAGPFTVESLSPHRVLGVDENDNLIDPAVNEGDDDYGAKQSFPQMILENLKAAGVQQAHKEDRIAFTSLTAWPGQLVCGEGRYMEGNTEKRAAIFIGPEFGTVQRADLVAAAREAGDAAFDVLIACAFNYEAHTTEFNKLGRIPVLKARMNADLHMAEDLKNTGKGNLFVIFGEPDVTLLREKDGRLRVKVNGVDVFKPQTGEVVSDNADGIACWFIDTDYNEESFFVRHAYFLGANDPYNALKTSLKAEINPEAWATLNSDTSRPFDKPKSGRIAVKVINHLGDEVMKVFRV, from the coding sequence ATGGCAAAAAAAGCCTCCACGCCCAAGAGTGTCACAAATTTCACTCACGAAGACGCGAAGCGGAAGAACATCCCGTCCGCTGAGCAGCAATCGATCGTTCAGAAGGAGCACGAGCAGCCCCGGCAGGTGAAGTATCCGCGCAATCCCGATCTCGACCCGCAACTCGTTTGGCGCGGCAAGGACCAACAGGACTGGAGTGACCTCGTCGTTCATGCTCCGCCGCTTTACATCCAGGAAAAGGTCCACCCGAAGGCCCTCATCGACGACCTTCTCCGCCAATCGCAGGAAGCCGCACCTGAGGCCCAGTTCGACCTTTTCCACGATTTCAATGGTCTGCCGAAGGGCGCCGACAAGACCGAGTTCTACCAGCACGACCAAAACTGGAGCAACCGCATGATCCTCGGCGACTCCCTCCAGGTCATGGCCAGCCTCGCCGAGCGCGAGGGCCTGCGCGGCAAGGTGCAGTGCATCTACTTCGATCCGCCCTACGGCATCAAATTCAACAGCAACTTCCAGTGGTCCACCACCAGCCGCGACGTGAAGGACGGCAACGCCGGCCACATTACCCGCGAGCCCGAGCAGGTCAAAGCCTTCCGCGACACCTGGCGCGACGGCATCCACAGCTACCTCACCTACCTGCGCGACCGCCTCACCGTCGCCCGTGACCTCCTCACCGATTCCGGCTCCATCTTCGTCCAGATCGGCGATGAGAATGTCCACCGCGTCCGGGCGGTGATGGACGAGGTGTTCGGGGAGACAAATCTCGTGTCCTCCATCGCGTTCAAGAAAACATCTGGCACTGGCTCGAACTACTTGGAGAACATCTACGACTATGCTCTCTGGTATGCGAAAGACCTTTCGCGGCTGAAGTATCGACAGCCGCTTGCTGAGAAAGGCGCTTCGCTCTTGGAAACGCAATACACGGGGACCGACGAGCTTCGAGAGGTCGCACAGCATAAGGACCCGCGATTCATGGCCGGTGACATGAGTTCTCAGGGAGCAAGCGAAGCTGGCACGTATCCTTTCTCGTATCAGGGCCAAGAGTTCAATCTCCCGCCCAACACGCATTGGAAGGCGTCCCGCGCGGGCATGCCGCGCTTGGCAATGTCGGGAAGATTGATCGGTATCGGCCAACGCCTTCGCTACAGGCGCTACGCAGACGACTATCCTGTCGTGACGTTTTCTAATTCGTGGGACGACACAATTGTTTCTGGTTATGCCGACCCGAAGGTTTACGTCGTGCAGACTTCCACGAAAGTCATTCAGCGCTGCCTGCTCATGGCCACCGACCCCGGCGACCTCGTGCTCGACCCGACCTGCGGCTCCGGCACCACGGCCACCGTCGCCGAGCAATGGGGCCGCCGCTGGATCACCATCGACACATCGCGTGTCGCGCTCGCGCTGGCCCGTGCCCGCATCATGGGCGCACGTTATCCCTTTTACCTGCTGGCTGATTCACGCGAGGGCCAGCAGAAGGAAGCGGAAGTCACCCGCACCGCGCCGAGCAGCCAGCCCGTCCACGGCAACCTTCGCCACGGCTTCGTCTATGAGCGCGTGCCGCACATCACCCTCAAATCCATCGCCAACAATGCCGAGATCGACGTCATCTGGGACAAGTGGCAGCAAACGCTCGAACCGCTGCGGAAAAAGCTGAACGCCGCGCTCAAGCAGCAATGGCAGCAGTGGGAAATTCCCCGCGAGGCCGACGCCAAGTGGTCTGACACCGTGAAGAACCTCCACGCCGAATGGTGGCACGCGCGGATTGCCCGGCAGAAAGAGATCGATGCCAGCATCGCCGCAAAGGCCGAATTCGAATACCTCTACGACAAGCCTTACGAAAACAAGAAGTCCGTCCGTGTCGCAGGTCCATTCACCGTCGAGAGTCTCAGTCCTCATCGCGTGCTTGGCGTCGATGAGAACGACAATCTGATCGATCCCGCCGTAAACGAGGGCGACGACGACTATGGCGCGAAGCAGAGCTTTCCGCAAATGATCCTGGAAAACCTCAAGGCCGCCGGCGTCCAGCAGGCCCACAAGGAGGACCGGATTGCCTTCACATCACTCACGGCTTGGCCCGGTCAACTCGTCTGCGGCGAGGGCCGCTACATGGAGGGCAACACCGAAAAGCGCGCTGCCATTTTTATCGGTCCCGAATTCGGCACCGTGCAGCGCGCCGACCTCGTTGCCGCAGCACGAGAAGCCGGGGACGCCGCCTTCGATGTCCTCATCGCGTGCGCGTTCAACTACGAGGCGCACACCACCGAGTTCAACAAGCTCGGCCGCATCCCGGTGCTGAAGGCCCGCATGAACGCGGACCTCCACATGGCCGAAGACCTGAAGAACACCGGCAAGGGCAACCTCTTCGTCATATTCGGCGAGCCCGACGTGACCCTGCTCAGGGAAAAGGACGGACGCCTGCGCGTGAAAGTGAACGGCGTGGATGTCTTCAAGCCCCAGACTGGTGAAGTCGTGAGCGACAACGCCGACGGCATCGCCTGCTGGTTCATCGACACCGACTACAACGAGGAAAGCTTCTTCGTCCGCCACGCCTACTTCCTCGGCGCGAACGATCCCTACAACGCGCTCAAGACGAGCCTGAAGGCGGAGATCAACCCCGAGGCCTGGGCCACCCTCAACAGCGACACCAGCCGCCCCTTCGACAAACCCAAGTCAGGCCGAATCGCCGTCAAAGTCATCAACCACCTCGGCGATGAGGTGATGAAGGTGTTTCGAGTCTGA
- a CDS encoding 3'-5' exonuclease, with translation MDFRIADTFTDSLARLTGDEQKAAKTTAFDLQLNPANPGMQFHRVDGSRDKNFWSVRVNSDIRLIVHRTAGSLLLCYVDHHDKAYAWAERRKLETHPKTGAAQFVEIRETVKEVIIPSYVVAEESTAVKPPLFASKTNEELLGYGVPEEWLDDVRQVNEESLLVLAERLPGEAAEALLELATGGKPRTAEPVPAASSPFEHPDAQRRFRLLTNVDDLKRALEFPWEKWTIFLHPEQRELVERDYSGPARVAGSAGTGKTVVALHRAVQLARRNPDARVLLVTFSDTLAFALRTKLRRLIGNEPRLAERIDVYSSEMLGLRLYRSQIGPVKLAPAEDVRNLIQAAATAVPGHKFHLRFLLTEWEQVVDAWDLSTWEAYRDVARLGRKTRLPEAQRALLWSIFERVRAGLTERGLKTLASVFSRLTAHTLETKRPPFDFAVVDEAQDITVSQLRFFAALGGGRANALFFAGDLGQRIFQQPFSWKSLGVDVRGRSRTLRINYRTSHQIREQADRLLGAEMVDVDGNRETRHDTISVFNGPPAEIQILPSESREASAVGEWLTRQISKGVLPHEIGVIVRSPAEVSRAEMAVKSAKLSGKILDEHLETTGGQVAISTMHLAKGLEFRAVAVMACDDDVVPLQQRIQSAGEGSDLQEIYDTERQLLYVACTRARDELLVTCVDPASEFLDDLRG, from the coding sequence ATGGATTTTCGCATCGCCGACACATTCACCGACAGTCTAGCCAGGCTTACCGGCGACGAGCAGAAGGCCGCGAAGACGACGGCGTTCGATCTCCAACTCAACCCCGCTAACCCGGGAATGCAGTTTCATCGCGTCGATGGTTCGCGGGACAAGAACTTCTGGTCGGTGCGCGTCAACTCGGACATCCGCCTGATCGTCCATCGAACGGCTGGCAGCCTTCTGCTGTGTTATGTCGATCACCACGACAAGGCCTATGCCTGGGCAGAACGGCGCAAGTTGGAAACACACCCGAAGACAGGAGCGGCCCAATTCGTGGAGATACGGGAAACGGTCAAAGAAGTAATCATTCCGTCCTACGTCGTGGCCGAAGAGTCCACCGCCGTGAAACCGCCGCTCTTCGCGAGCAAAACCAATGAGGAGCTTCTTGGCTACGGTGTGCCCGAGGAATGGTTGGACGACGTGCGGCAGGTGAATGAAGAAAGTCTGCTCGTGCTCGCCGAGCGCCTGCCGGGCGAGGCCGCTGAAGCGCTCCTTGAACTTGCCACTGGCGGGAAGCCGCGGACAGCCGAGCCGGTCCCGGCTGCGTCGAGCCCGTTCGAGCATCCCGACGCCCAGCGTCGTTTCCGGCTGCTAACGAATGTCGACGATCTGAAACGCGCCTTGGAATTCCCCTGGGAGAAGTGGACCATCTTCTTGCATCCCGAGCAGCGCGAGCTGGTGGAGCGAGACTACTCCGGCCCGGCGCGCGTTGCGGGATCGGCGGGCACGGGAAAGACGGTCGTGGCGCTCCATCGCGCAGTGCAGCTCGCGCGCAGAAATCCAGATGCGCGAGTATTGCTGGTTACTTTCTCCGACACGCTGGCATTTGCGCTGCGGACGAAGCTGAGGCGCTTGATCGGAAACGAGCCGCGCCTGGCCGAACGAATCGACGTTTACTCCTCGGAGATGCTCGGATTGCGCCTCTATCGGTCGCAGATCGGTCCCGTGAAACTGGCGCCGGCCGAGGACGTGAGAAATCTGATTCAGGCAGCCGCAACGGCAGTTCCCGGCCACAAATTCCACCTGCGTTTCCTGCTGACCGAGTGGGAGCAAGTCGTCGATGCGTGGGACCTATCGACGTGGGAAGCATATCGTGACGTGGCGCGTCTCGGCAGAAAGACCCGATTGCCAGAAGCACAACGTGCATTGCTCTGGTCGATCTTTGAGCGCGTTCGCGCGGGGCTGACCGAACGTGGGCTCAAGACTCTGGCATCTGTTTTTTCCCGACTCACCGCACACACCCTCGAAACGAAACGTCCGCCCTTTGACTTCGCTGTTGTTGATGAAGCGCAGGACATCACCGTGTCGCAGTTGCGGTTTTTTGCTGCGCTCGGCGGAGGTCGCGCCAATGCCCTTTTCTTCGCCGGTGATCTTGGGCAACGAATCTTTCAGCAGCCGTTTTCGTGGAAGTCGCTCGGCGTGGACGTTCGCGGCCGCTCCCGAACACTCCGGATAAATTATCGAACGTCGCACCAGATTCGCGAGCAGGCGGATCGTTTGCTCGGCGCCGAAATGGTGGACGTAGACGGCAACCGAGAAACCCGCCATGATACCATATCGGTCTTCAATGGCCCACCCGCAGAAATTCAAATTCTTCCGAGCGAAAGTCGGGAAGCGTCGGCCGTCGGCGAATGGCTGACCCGCCAAATCAGCAAAGGAGTTCTACCTCACGAAATCGGTGTGATTGTCCGTTCACCGGCCGAGGTAAGCCGGGCCGAGATGGCGGTGAAGTCGGCAAAACTCTCGGGCAAGATTCTCGATGAGCATCTCGAAACGACCGGCGGCCAAGTTGCCATCAGCACGATGCACCTGGCGAAAGGCTTGGAGTTTCGCGCCGTAGCGGTGATGGCCTGCGATGATGATGTCGTGCCATTGCAGCAGCGAATCCAGAGCGCCGGTGAAGGGTCCGACCTGCAGGAAATCTATGATACCGAGCGTCAGTTGCTCTATGTGGCCTGCACGCGGGCGCGGGACGAACTGCTCGTCACTTGCGTCGACCCCGCGTCGGAGTTTCTGGACGACCTTCGTGGCTGA
- a CDS encoding BPTD_3080 family restriction endonuclease codes for MSNPFFEHPILNSPYETPARHWELDKQGQPTQRIVETRRRAEFITPIPKPKKRRASSAAQDDIVFDEGKGVSTAKQQYDPTSVINEIRIHVDQWRGLPVNLWQVTPETARLLQHWRSHKFSGVRPFFCQVEAVETAIWLSEVAPHTAAGKRILELLSAAIREANPELMRVALKLATGAGKTTVMAMIIAWQTINAVRRPSRRNFSRGFLVVAPGLTIKDRLRVLQPHDPDSYYAQRELVPQDMLEDLQRAKIVITNFHAFKLRERVELSAGGRALLQGRGGEELNTLETEGQMIQRVMPDLMGLKNILVLNDEAHHCYREKPPEEDDEVLRGDDRQEAEKNNEAARLWISGLEAVNRKLGVLRVVDLSATPFFLRGSGYAEGTMFHWTVSDFSLMDAIECGIVKLPRVPVAENIAGKDMPMFRDLWENIRKDMPKKGRGSDQELDPLSLPTKLQTAIEALYGHYEKTFELWRANGIRVPPCFIIVCQNTAISKLVYDFVSGFYRKNPDGTQTLVQGRAPLFRNFDDVTGNPLARPNTLLIDSEQLEAGDALDDNFRAMAADELERFRREIVERTGDLRAGENLADNEILREVMNTVGKYGTLGEQIRCVVSVSMLTEGWDANTVTHVLGIRAFGTQLLCEQVIGRALRRQSYELNEEGLFNVEYADIFGIPFDFTAKPVVAPPQPPRETVVVKAVRPDRDALEIRFPRVVGYRVDLPEEHLAADFNDDSVLELTPDLVGPSINQNSGIIGESVNMTLEHLEKERPSTVLFNLTKHLLYTKFRDPGAEPELHLFGQLKRIAKQWLDTCLVCKGGTYPAQLMYQQLANMACERIAAGITRHFLGERPIKAILDPYNPVGSTSYVRFNTSRPDRWETRADRCHVNWVVLDSDWEAEFCRVAESHPRVRAYVKNHNLGLEVPYRFGSEMRKYLPDFVVLVDDGKPPRADGSPDFLHLVVEIKGYRREDAKEKKSTIETYWVPGVNHLGKHGRWAFAEFTEIYQIEANFAAKVRNAFEEMIAAVAGASKSPRGNPAVEFIHAHCGGLPTLIQIGNSIWEKAAGSNGRISLGDVVDLAKHGGSRLDDVLATLGILASPTAGVLQMEFRSAGQDEVIASDQFAAKLRQWWRQKEISDTEWAQWASGVNVSWTTRSGVNFTS; via the coding sequence ATGTCGAACCCATTCTTCGAGCACCCGATCCTCAACTCTCCGTATGAAACTCCCGCTCGGCATTGGGAGCTGGATAAACAGGGGCAGCCCACGCAGCGGATCGTCGAGACGAGACGACGGGCTGAGTTCATCACGCCAATCCCCAAGCCTAAGAAGCGGAGGGCGTCGTCGGCTGCTCAAGACGACATCGTTTTCGACGAGGGCAAAGGCGTTTCGACCGCGAAGCAGCAGTATGACCCCACGTCGGTCATTAATGAGATTCGCATCCACGTCGACCAGTGGCGCGGGTTGCCGGTCAATCTTTGGCAAGTCACTCCGGAAACGGCCCGCCTCCTCCAGCACTGGAGAAGTCACAAGTTCAGCGGTGTCCGCCCATTTTTCTGCCAGGTTGAAGCCGTCGAGACCGCCATTTGGCTGAGCGAAGTCGCCCCGCATACTGCTGCTGGGAAGCGCATCCTGGAGCTACTTTCAGCCGCCATTCGCGAGGCGAATCCCGAGCTGATGCGCGTCGCGCTCAAGCTGGCGACCGGTGCCGGCAAGACGACGGTCATGGCAATGATCATCGCCTGGCAGACGATCAACGCTGTCCGGCGACCGAGCAGAAGAAACTTCTCTCGCGGCTTTCTCGTCGTCGCCCCTGGGCTGACAATCAAAGACCGATTGCGCGTGCTTCAACCGCATGACCCCGACAGTTACTACGCGCAACGTGAGTTGGTGCCGCAAGACATGCTGGAGGACCTCCAGCGAGCGAAGATCGTTATCACCAACTTTCACGCCTTCAAACTGCGCGAGCGTGTCGAACTCTCCGCGGGCGGGCGGGCCCTCCTTCAGGGGCGCGGGGGCGAGGAACTGAACACCCTCGAAACTGAAGGGCAGATGATTCAGCGCGTCATGCCCGACCTCATGGGCCTGAAGAATATCTTGGTTCTGAACGACGAGGCGCATCATTGTTACCGCGAAAAGCCACCGGAGGAAGACGACGAGGTTTTGAGGGGTGACGATAGGCAGGAAGCCGAGAAGAACAACGAAGCCGCACGCCTTTGGATTTCCGGCCTCGAAGCCGTAAATCGCAAGTTGGGCGTCCTCCGCGTGGTCGACCTTTCTGCGACGCCGTTCTTCTTGCGCGGGTCTGGCTATGCCGAGGGCACGATGTTCCATTGGACCGTGAGCGACTTCTCGCTCATGGACGCCATCGAGTGCGGCATCGTGAAGCTTCCACGCGTGCCCGTGGCGGAGAACATTGCCGGCAAAGACATGCCGATGTTCCGCGATCTCTGGGAGAACATCCGTAAGGACATGCCGAAGAAAGGGCGCGGATCAGACCAAGAACTCGATCCACTCTCGCTGCCCACGAAGCTACAAACCGCCATCGAAGCGCTCTACGGACACTACGAGAAGACCTTTGAGCTTTGGCGCGCCAACGGGATCAGGGTGCCTCCCTGCTTTATCATCGTCTGCCAAAACACAGCTATCTCAAAGCTGGTTTACGATTTTGTGAGCGGCTTCTACCGCAAGAACCCTGACGGCACTCAAACGCTCGTCCAAGGACGTGCTCCGCTCTTTCGTAACTTCGATGACGTGACCGGCAATCCCTTGGCTCGTCCGAACACACTGTTGATCGATAGCGAGCAGCTCGAAGCAGGGGATGCCCTGGACGATAATTTCCGCGCAATGGCCGCGGATGAGTTGGAACGGTTCCGCCGCGAGATCGTTGAGCGCACCGGCGATCTCCGAGCCGGCGAAAACCTCGCGGACAATGAGATCTTGCGCGAGGTGATGAACACTGTGGGCAAGTATGGCACCCTCGGCGAACAGATCCGCTGTGTTGTGTCGGTCTCGATGCTCACGGAAGGATGGGACGCCAACACCGTCACTCACGTGCTCGGTATTCGCGCCTTTGGCACTCAGCTCCTCTGCGAGCAGGTTATTGGTCGCGCTCTCCGTCGCCAGTCCTACGAGTTGAACGAAGAGGGCCTGTTCAACGTCGAGTATGCCGACATCTTCGGTATCCCATTTGATTTCACGGCCAAGCCGGTTGTTGCGCCACCACAGCCACCGCGTGAAACAGTCGTCGTCAAAGCGGTTCGTCCCGATCGTGACGCGCTCGAAATCCGCTTCCCCCGTGTCGTCGGCTACCGGGTTGATTTGCCCGAGGAGCACCTCGCTGCTGACTTCAACGACGACTCAGTCCTCGAACTCACGCCGGACCTCGTGGGCCCGAGCATCAATCAGAATTCGGGCATTATTGGCGAGTCGGTGAACATGACGCTGGAGCACTTGGAGAAGGAGCGGCCATCGACGGTCCTCTTCAACCTGACCAAGCATCTCCTCTACACGAAATTTCGTGATCCCGGGGCCGAACCTGAACTTCATCTGTTCGGCCAACTCAAGCGCATCGCCAAGCAGTGGCTCGACACCTGCCTCGTCTGCAAGGGCGGCACCTACCCCGCGCAGCTCATGTATCAGCAGCTCGCCAACATGGCGTGCGAACGCATTGCGGCTGGCATCACCCGCCATTTCCTCGGCGAGCGGCCGATCAAGGCAATCCTCGATCCGTATAACCCCGTCGGCTCGACCTCCTACGTCCGCTTCAATACCTCTCGCCCCGATCGCTGGGAGACGCGCGCTGATCGCTGTCATGTGAACTGGGTTGTGCTCGATAGTGATTGGGAAGCCGAGTTCTGCCGCGTCGCTGAATCGCATCCTCGGGTTCGGGCCTACGTGAAGAATCACAACCTCGGTTTGGAAGTGCCATATCGGTTCGGTTCCGAAATGCGAAAATACCTTCCGGACTTCGTTGTGCTGGTCGACGACGGCAAACCGCCACGAGCCGACGGATCCCCCGACTTCCTGCACCTTGTAGTCGAGATCAAAGGTTACCGCCGGGAGGACGCGAAGGAGAAGAAGTCCACGATCGAGACCTATTGGGTTCCCGGTGTAAACCATCTCGGGAAACATGGACGTTGGGCCTTCGCCGAGTTCACAGAAATCTACCAAATCGAAGCTAACTTTGCCGCAAAGGTGAGAAATGCGTTCGAAGAGATGATTGCAGCGGTCGCGGGTGCATCAAAGTCACCGCGCGGAAATCCTGCGGTGGAGTTCATTCATGCGCATTGCGGTGGGCTCCCGACATTGATCCAGATCGGTAACTCCATTTGGGAGAAAGCAGCCGGAAGCAATGGTCGGATTAGTCTTGGCGACGTGGTTGATCTAGCTAAGCACGGCGGCTCGCGGCTAGACGATGTGCTTGCCACGTTGGGCATCCTTGCATCGCCCACTGCGGGCGTTCTTCAGATGGAATTTCGTTCTGCCGGCCAGGATGAGGTGATCGCGTCTGATCAGTTTGCGGCGAAGCTTCGGCAATGGTGGCGCCAGAAAGAGATATCCGACACCGAATGGGCGCAATGGGCTTCGGGCGTTAACGTCAGTTGGACGACGCGTTCGGGAGTGAATTTCACATCATGA
- a CDS encoding SHOCT domain-containing protein has translation MPRGFLALWTLALGLAFSGCATSSPIQRYAESESSFSNPPELIRNSYPARDVYRVYHRAATGFVSVQSIRAAAEQRITDFASRQGKSFVVLGERISQPPYILGNFPRIEIVFALIDKNQLVVTEGDPAADKYAEIERLKKLLDSGALTPEEFAAEKAKVLARP, from the coding sequence ATGCCCCGCGGTTTTCTGGCCCTTTGGACCCTGGCTCTTGGACTGGCTTTTTCCGGCTGCGCGACCTCCTCGCCAATCCAGCGTTACGCGGAAAGCGAATCGAGCTTCAGCAATCCACCGGAGCTCATCAGGAACAGTTATCCCGCGAGAGATGTTTACCGGGTATACCATCGCGCCGCGACGGGGTTCGTGTCAGTCCAGTCGATTCGCGCCGCCGCAGAGCAACGGATCACCGATTTCGCCAGCCGGCAGGGCAAGTCGTTCGTCGTCCTGGGCGAGCGAATTTCGCAGCCGCCTTACATCTTAGGCAATTTCCCGCGAATCGAGATCGTGTTCGCGCTCATCGATAAGAATCAGCTCGTGGTGACCGAAGGGGATCCTGCTGCCGACAAATACGCGGAGATCGAACGGCTTAAGAAGCTGCTGGATAGCGGTGCGCTCACGCCGGAGGAGTTTGCGGCAGAAAAGGCGAAAGTTTTGGCGCGACCGTGA
- a CDS encoding LysR family transcriptional regulator — translation MALDQLFKQKVPTPRQLHALVKFVEHGSLSAAFGSGKSAQGAATQQLGRIDRCLGIRTRKSAGVVKVPTDEAIQLAEFCRDFFQRLADFKTGAEGKPNNFVVGAGDSLMFYLLLPALRTTGAWRSSVELHLQNLRSREIVHGVLDGSVDVGLVRATAVEDELTDRKRLKVEPVCQLGYAFYVRTELLKSYRGNIADSLALVKWGKANLPLATFWAEHSTYTEALGRAKLGWPARLRCESFPQVERAIIAADYCGILPRIAFSNIPPEITEFGVDLLAPVSRSIGLVWSSTLTQRRAGGEIALRELRSALKTVCAGPTFSHEGRPETPTRGRRK, via the coding sequence ATGGCGCTCGATCAACTCTTCAAGCAGAAGGTCCCCACTCCTCGCCAACTGCACGCGCTGGTTAAGTTCGTCGAGCACGGCTCGCTTTCGGCTGCATTCGGGAGCGGCAAGAGCGCTCAGGGAGCCGCAACCCAGCAATTGGGCCGGATTGACCGGTGCCTCGGCATTCGCACGCGCAAGAGTGCCGGGGTGGTCAAGGTGCCGACCGATGAAGCCATCCAGCTCGCTGAGTTTTGTCGCGATTTCTTCCAGCGACTCGCTGATTTCAAAACGGGCGCCGAAGGAAAACCGAACAACTTTGTAGTCGGCGCGGGCGACAGCCTAATGTTCTACCTGCTCTTGCCAGCTCTGAGAACCACGGGGGCCTGGCGATCGTCCGTGGAATTGCACCTGCAGAATTTGCGGAGCCGCGAAATCGTCCATGGGGTTCTCGACGGTTCAGTTGATGTCGGGCTGGTGCGAGCCACGGCCGTGGAAGACGAACTCACCGACCGAAAGCGCCTGAAGGTAGAGCCGGTATGCCAACTGGGCTACGCGTTCTACGTTCGAACCGAGTTGCTGAAATCTTATCGAGGGAACATCGCCGACTCGCTCGCGCTGGTTAAATGGGGTAAGGCGAATCTGCCGTTGGCCACGTTTTGGGCCGAACACAGCACATACACGGAGGCCTTGGGCAGAGCGAAATTGGGCTGGCCGGCCCGCCTTCGCTGCGAGTCCTTCCCGCAGGTCGAACGCGCGATAATTGCCGCCGACTATTGCGGGATACTTCCACGCATCGCGTTCAGCAACATTCCGCCGGAGATCACCGAATTTGGCGTCGATCTACTTGCGCCGGTTTCGAGGAGCATCGGCCTCGTTTGGAGCTCAACCCTCACCCAGCGTCGTGCTGGCGGCGAAATCGCCCTGCGCGAATTGCGTTCAGCTCTGAAGACGGTCTGTGCTGGGCCAACGTTCAGCCACGAAGGTCGTCCAGAAACTCCGACGCGGGGTCGACGCAAGTGA
- the ndk gene encoding nucleoside-diphosphate kinase — MQKTLVIFKPDCMAQRHVGDVLSRFEHAGFSVIGCKMIRLTSALLRDHYAHVADKPFYPEIENFMSSRPVIVAALAGEGIVQKVRDLLGPTDSRKAAKGTIRGDFGTDMMVNVVHASDSEENGKTEIARFFKADEIFAE; from the coding sequence ATGCAGAAAACTCTGGTGATTTTTAAACCTGATTGCATGGCGCAACGGCACGTCGGTGACGTGTTGAGCCGCTTCGAACATGCCGGATTTTCGGTGATCGGCTGCAAGATGATCCGCCTCACCTCCGCGTTGCTGCGCGACCATTACGCGCACGTGGCGGACAAGCCGTTTTATCCTGAAATCGAGAACTTCATGAGCTCGCGCCCGGTGATCGTAGCCGCGCTGGCCGGCGAAGGCATCGTGCAGAAAGTGCGCGATCTGCTCGGACCGACGGACTCGCGCAAAGCTGCGAAAGGAACGATTCGTGGGGATTTCGGCACGGACATGATGGTGAATGTCGTGCACGCCTCGGACAGCGAAGAGAACGGTAAGACGGAAATCGCCCGCTTTTTCAAAGCGGACGAAATTTTCGCCGAGTAA